In Chelonia mydas isolate rCheMyd1 chromosome 19, rCheMyd1.pri.v2, whole genome shotgun sequence, the following are encoded in one genomic region:
- the LOC102946655 gene encoding elongation factor 1-alpha, oocyte form: MDWEGGREECSCCSPGAVNPETSTMGKEKIHINIVVIGHVDSGKSTTTGHLIYKCGGIDKRTIEKFEKEAAEMGKGSFKYAWVLDKLKAERERGITIDISLWKFETTKYYITIIDAPGHRDFIKNMITGTSQADCAVLIVAAGVGEFEAGISKNGQTREHALLAYTLGVKQLIIGVNKMDSTEPPYSGKRYQEITKEVGTYVKKIGYNPASVAFVPISGWHGDNMLEASAKMPWFKGWKITRKDGNAAGTTLMEALDSIIPPSRPINKPLRLPLQDVYKIGGIGTVPVGRVETGFMKAGMVVTFAPTNITTEVKSVEMHHEALAEALPGDNVGFNVKNVSVKDIRRGNVAGDSKNDPPMEAGSFTSQVIILNHPGKIAAGYAPVLDCHTAHIACKFAELKEKIDRRSGKKLEDNPKALKSGDAAIVQMIPGKPMCVESFSDYPPLGRFAVRDMRQTVAVGVIKGVEKKVSAAAKVTKSAVKASKK; encoded by the exons ATGGACTGGGAGGGGGGGCGTGAGGAGTGTAGCTGCTGTTCTCCCGGGGCTGTGAATCCAG AAACCAGCACCATGGGAAAAGAGAAAATCCACATCAACATTGTGGTGATCGGCCATGTGGACTCTGGGAAATCGACTACTACTGGGCACCTCATCTACAAGTGTGGGGGCATCGACAAGAGAACCATTGAGAAGTTTGAGAAGGAGGCAGCTGAG ATGGGGAAGGGATCCTTCAAATACGCCTGGGTGCTGGATAAGCTGAAGGCCGAACGGGAGCGTGGGATCACCATTGACATCTCCCTGTGGAAGTTCGAAACCACCAAGTACTACATCACCATCATTGATGCCCCTGGCCACAGAGACTTCATCAAGAACATGATCACCGGCACCTCTCAG GCTGACTGTGCGGTGCTGATTGTggcagctggggtgggagagTTTGAAGCTGGCATCTCTAAGAACGGGCAGACCCGGGAGCATGCCCTGCTGGCCTACACGCTGGGGGTGAAGCAACTCATCATTGGGGTGAACAAGATGGACTCCACGGAGCCCCCTTACAGTGGCAAGCGCTACCAGGAGATCACCAAGGAAGTGGGCACCTACGTCAAGAAGATTGGCTACAACCCAGCCTCTGTGGCATTTGTGCCCATTTCTGGCTGGCATGGGGACAACATGTTGGAGGCCAGTGCCAAA ATGCCTTGGTTCAAAGGCTGGAAGATCACTAGGAAGGATGGGAATGCTGCAGGCACCACTCTAATGGAAGCTCTGGATTCCATTATCCCTCCTTCCCGCCCAATTAACAAGCCACTCCGTCTGCCCCTGCAGGATGTCTACAAGATCGGTG GTATCGGAACAGTCCCTGTGGGCCGCGTGGAGACTGGCTTCATGAAGGCTGGCATGGTGGTGACTTTTGCCCCCACCAACATCACCACAGaggtgaaatcagtggaaatgcACCATGAGGCTCTGGCAGAGGCGCTGCCCGGTGACAATGTTGGGTTCAACGTGAAGAACGTGTCTGTGAAAGACATCCGGCGTGGGAATGTGGCCGGAGACAGCAAAAATGACCCTCCCATGGAGGCCGGTAGCTTCACTTCTCAG GTCATCATCCTGAACCACCCAGGCAAGATAGCTGCTGGCTACGCCCCAGTGCTGGATTGCCACACTGCTCACATCGCCTGCAAGTTTGCAGAGCTGAAGGAGAAGATCGACCGCAGGTCTGGCAAGAAGCTGGAGGACAATCCCAAGGCCCTGAAGTCTGGAGATGCTGCCATTGTGCAGATGATTCCTGGCAAACCCATGTGTGTGGAGAGCTTCTCAGACTACCCACCTCTTG GTCGCTTTGCTGTTCGTGACATGAGACAGACGGTGGCTGTGGGTGTGATCAAGGGGGTCGAGAAGAAAGTCAGTGCAGCTGCCAAAGTCACCAAATCAGCTGTGAAGGCCAGTAAGAAATGA
- the LOC102930662 gene encoding cyclic GMP-AMP synthase-like, with the protein MAARRNELVLKNGRAGTLHDSHGQAAVSELGRREDARGDRNRSTRDYIVSGDLGQVCSQDASADLNEKPGTSAAMQTFQDWKKDNLTRIKARAKSLRLKQLDVANAVDLLHAFFHQFFSYLNECPERPYFRDVRKLMTGSSYEFGKLLPPNGFDVLLSLPIPDYIQYAEVEGYDGLFYTLTLLRKSRSFPAAFLLEDGQTVSPGSIMTEFRQHLDQFIKVFYSVPFPGWQMRLERKKQNGPAVPLVMVDNRGDTFMSIDLVLALEISGQWPSSDDEGMDIKQLLGEKEQYLRKTLYFIAKQAPGQDNKETWKISFSHVEKEILRSHTSTRKCQTTKCCRPECLQMLESLLGALKTEHPLELAPLSSYHAETSFFHTLLEWKQDQDGNPSSVAPCFERVWANFIQQVATTHLPHFFIPKCNLFGTKFFPHNDLKFLLARLREKQKKKQSTTVSRKKKVAALPLLDADMSWPLMITVGLMVLVSIGLSHFGT; encoded by the exons ATGGCAGCAAGGAGGAATGAACTAGTATTAAAGAATGGAAGAGCAGGCACTCTTCATGATTCCCACGGGCAAGCAGCTGTGTCCGAGCTGGGAAGAAGGGAGGATGCCA GGGGGGATCGGAACAGAAGCACCAGAGACTATATAGTATCGG GAGACCTGGGGCAAGTCTGTTCCCAAGATGCCTCCGCCGATCTGAATGAGAAACCAGGGACCTCAGCTGCAATGCAAACCTTTCAAGACTGGAAGAAAGACAACCTCACCCGGATTAAAGCGAGGGCAAAGTCCCTCCGCCTGAAACAGCTGGATGTGGCCAACGCAGTTGATCTTCTCCATGCCTTCTTCCACCAGTTCTTTAGCTACCTGAATGAATGTCCCGAGAGACCCTACTTCAGGGACGTGAGAAAACTGATGACGGGGAGCAGCTATGAGTTTGGGAAG CTCTTGCCCCCGAATGGGTTTGATGTGCTGCTGAGCCTGCCGATTCCAGATTATATTCAGTACGCTGAGGTGGAGGGGTACGATGGACTCTTCTACACCCTGACTCTGCTGAGAAAGTCCCGCAGCTTTCCAGCTGCCTTCCTGCTGGAGGACGGGCAGACTGTGTCCCCTGGGAGCATCATGACGGAGTTCCGGCAGCACTTGGATCAGTTCATCAAAGTGTTCTACTCAG TGCCTTTTCCTGGATGGCAGATGAGGCTGGAGAGGAAAAAGCAGAACGGCCCAGCGGTGCCCCTGGTGATGGTGGACAACCGAGGTGACACGTTCATGTCTATTGACCTGGTCCTTGCTCTGGAGATCTCTGGCCAGTGGCCCAGTTCAGACGACGAAGGGATGGACATTAAGCAGTTGTTGGGGGAGAAGGAGCAATATCTGAGGAAGACCCTCTACTTCATTGCTAAACAGGCCCCTGGTCAAGATAACAAAG AGACCTGGAAAATTTCTTTCTCTCATGTGGAAAAGGAGATTTTGAGAAGCCACACCAGCACCCGGAAGTGTCAGACGACCAAGTGCTGCAG GCCAGAATGTCTGCAGATGCTGGAAAGTCTTTTGGGAGCCCTGAAGACAGAGCACCCCTTGGAACTGGCTCCTTTGAGTTCCTACCACGCTGAGACCTCTTTCTTTCACACGCTGCTGGAATGGAAGCAGGACCAGGATGGGAACCCATCCAGTGTTGCTCCCTGTTTTGAAAGGGTCTGGGCCAATTTCATTCAGCAGGTGGCAACCACTCACCTGCCTCATTTTTTCATTCCCAAATGCAACCTGTTTGGCACCAAATTCTTTCCGCACAATGACCTGAAGTTTCTGCTGGCGCGCTTAagagagaagcaaaaaaagaagCAGTCAACCACTGTGTCCCGAAAGAAGAAGGTCGCAGCCCTGCCACTGCTGGATGCTGATATGAGCTGGCCTCTAATGATCACTGTGGGTCTGATGGTTCTGGTGTCAATTGGACTCTCCCACTTTGGGACATAA
- the RPL11 gene encoding 60S ribosomal protein L11 isoform X1: MAQDQGEKENPMRELRIRKLCLNICVGESGDRLTRAAKVLEQLTGQTPVFSKARYTVRSFGIRRNEKIAVHCTVRGAKAEEILEKGLKVREYELRKNNFSDTGNFGFGIQEHIDLGIKYDPSIGIYGLDFYVVLGRPGFSIADKKRKTGSIGAKHRIGKEEAMRWFQQKYDGIILPGK, translated from the exons ATGGCG CAAGATCAGGGTGAGAAGGAGAACCCCATGCGTGAGCTGCGCATCCGCAAACTCTGTCTCAACATTTGTGTTGGGGAAAGTGGTGACAGACTCACCCGGGCAGCCAAAGTGCTGGAGCAGCTCACAGGCCAGACTCCTGTCTTCTCAAAGG CTCGATATACTGTCAGATCCTTTGGAATCAGGAGAAATGAAAAGATTGCCGTTCACTGCACGGTTCGTGGGGCCAAAGCAGAGGAGATTCTGGAGAAAGGGTTGAAG GTGCGAGAATATGAGTTGAGGAAAAACAACTTTTCAGACACTGGGAACTTTGGCTTTGGAATCCAGGAGCACATTGATCTGGGAATTAAATACGATCCCAGCATTGGCATCTATGGCCTGGACTTCTATGTG GTTCTGGGCAGGCCGGGCTTCAGCATTGCTGACAAGAAGCGCAAAACCGGCTCCATTGGAGCCAAGCACAGAATTGGGAAGGAGGAGGCCATGCGTTGGTTCCAGCAGAAG TACGATGGCATCATCCTTCCAGGCAAATGA
- the RPL11 gene encoding 60S ribosomal protein L11 isoform X2: protein MAQDQGEKENPMRELRIRKLCLNICVGESGDRLTRAAKVLEQLTGQTPVFSKARYTVRSFGIRRNEKIAVHCTVRGAKAEEILEKGLKVREYELRKNNFSDTGNFGFGIQEHIDLGIKYDPSIGIYGLDFYVVLGRPGFSIADKKRKTGSIGAKHRIGKEEAMRWFQQK from the exons ATGGCG CAAGATCAGGGTGAGAAGGAGAACCCCATGCGTGAGCTGCGCATCCGCAAACTCTGTCTCAACATTTGTGTTGGGGAAAGTGGTGACAGACTCACCCGGGCAGCCAAAGTGCTGGAGCAGCTCACAGGCCAGACTCCTGTCTTCTCAAAGG CTCGATATACTGTCAGATCCTTTGGAATCAGGAGAAATGAAAAGATTGCCGTTCACTGCACGGTTCGTGGGGCCAAAGCAGAGGAGATTCTGGAGAAAGGGTTGAAG GTGCGAGAATATGAGTTGAGGAAAAACAACTTTTCAGACACTGGGAACTTTGGCTTTGGAATCCAGGAGCACATTGATCTGGGAATTAAATACGATCCCAGCATTGGCATCTATGGCCTGGACTTCTATGTG GTTCTGGGCAGGCCGGGCTTCAGCATTGCTGACAAGAAGCGCAAAACCGGCTCCATTGGAGCCAAGCACAGAATTGGGAAGGAGGAGGCCATGCGTTGGTTCCAGCAGAAG TGA
- the LOC102946429 gene encoding elongation factor 1-alpha, somatic form: MGKEKTHINIVVIGHVDSGKSTTTGHLIYKCGGIDKRTIEKFEKEAAEMGKGSFKYAWVLDKLKAERERGITIDISLWKFETTKYYITIIDAPGHRDFIKNMITGTSQADCAVLIVAAGVGEFEAGISKNGQTREHALLAYTLGVKQLIIGVNKMDSTEPPYSGKRYQEITKEVSTYIKKIGYNPASVAFVPISGWHGDNMLEASANMPWFKGWSITRKEGNISGTTLLEALDSIIPPSRPINKPLRLPLQDVYKIGGIGTVPVGRVETGFMKAGMVVTFAPANVTTEVKSVEMHHEALAEALPGDNVGFNVKNVSVKDIRRGNVTGDSKNDPPMEAGSFTSQVIILNHPGQIAAGYSPVLDCHTAHIACKFAELKEKIDRRSGKKLEDNPKALKSGDAAIVQMIPGKPMCVESFSDYPPLGRFAVRDMRQTVAVGVIKAVEKKAGGSAKVTKSAVKASKK, encoded by the exons ATGGGCAAGGAGAAAACCCACATCAACATCGTGGTCATCGGCCACGTAGACTCGGGGAAATCCACCACCACCGGGCACCTCATCTACAAGTGCGGGGGCATCGACAAGCGAACCATCGAGAAGTTCGAGAAGGAGGCAGCCGAG ATGGGGAAGGGCTCCTTCAAATACGCCTGGGTGCTGGATAAGCTGAAGGCGGAGCGGGAGCGTGGGATCACCATCGACATCTCCCTGTGGAAGTTCGAGACCACCAAGTACTACATCACCATCATTGACGCCCCTGGCCACAGAGACTTCATCAAGAACATGATCACCGGCACCTCTCAG GCTGACTGTGCAGTGCTGATTGTGGCAGCCGGGGTGGGAGAGTTTGAAGCTGGCATCTCTAAGAACGGGCAGACCCGGGAGCATGCCCTGCTGGCCTACACACTGGGAGTGAAGCAACTCATCATTGGGGTGAACAAGATGGACTCCACGGAGCCCCCTTACAGCGGCAAGCGCTACCAGGAGATCACCAAGGAAGTGAGCACCTACATCAAGAAGATCGGCTACAACCCAGCCTCTGTGGCATTCGTGCCCATCTCTGGCTGGCATGGGGACAACATGCTGGAGGCCAGTGCCAAT ATGCCTTGGTTCAAAGGCTGGAGCATTACGAGGAAGGAAGGCAACATTTCTGGTACAACACTGCTGGAAGCCCTGGATTCCATTATCCCTCCTTCCCGCCCCATCAACAAACCCCTCCGCCTGCCCCTGCAGGATGTCTACAAGATTGGCG GTATCGGAACGGTCCCTGTGGGCCGTGTGGAGACTGGCTTCATGAAGGCTGGCATGGTGGTGACTTTTGCCCCTGCCAATGTCACCACGgaggtgaagtcagtggaaatgcaCCATGAGGCTCTGGCAGAGGCGCTACCCGGTGACAATGTTGGGTTCAACGTGAAGAACGTGTCTGTGAAAGACATCCGGCGTGGGAACGTGACCGGAGACAGCAAGAACGATCCTCCCATGGAGGCTGGTAGCTTCACCTCCCAG GTCATCATCCTGAACCACCCTGGCCAGATAGCTGCTGGCTACTCCCCGGTGCTGGATTGCCACACTGCTCACATCGCCTGCAAGTTTGCAGAGCTGAAGGAGAAGATCGACCGCAGGTCTGGCAAGAAGCTGGAGGACAATCCCAAGGCCCTGAAGTCTGGAGATGCTGCCATTGTGCAGATGATTCCTGGCAAACCCATGTGTGTGGAGAGCTTCTCAGACTACCCACCTCTTG GGCGCTTTGCTGTGCGTGACATGAGGCAGACGGTGGCTGTGGGGGTGATCAAGGCTGTCGAGAAGAAGGCTGGTGGATCTGCCAAGGTCACCAAGTCAGCAGTGAAGGCCAGTAAGAAGTGA